Proteins from a genomic interval of Anas platyrhynchos isolate ZD024472 breed Pekin duck chromosome 4, IASCAAS_PekinDuck_T2T, whole genome shotgun sequence:
- the AFAP1 gene encoding actin filament-associated protein 1 isoform X1, whose amino-acid sequence MEELIVELRLFLELLDHEYLTSTVREKKAVITNILLRIQSSKGFEIKEHVQKTEVANSLPAPPQMPLPEIPQQWLPPDNGPPPLPTSSLPEGYYEEAVPLSPGKAPEYITSNYDSDAMSSSYESYDEEEEDGKGKKMRHQWPSEEASMDLVKDAKICAFLLRKKRFGQWTKLLCVIKENKLLCYKSSKDQQPQMELLLNDCSITYIPKDSKKKKHELKISHQGADALVLAVQSKEQAEQWLKVIKDVCSNCTGTVDSDGPLSSSPVHKTELEKKLSSERPSSDGEGAVENGIATVCNGKEQVKRKKSSKSEAKGTVTKVTGKKITKIIGLGKKKPSTDEQTSSAEEDVPTCGYLNVLSNNRWRERWCRVKDNKLIFHKDRTDLKTHIVSIPLRGCEVIPGLDSKHPLTFRLLRNGQEVAVLEASSSEDMGRWIGMLLAETGSSTDPGALHYDYIDVEMTASVIQAAKQTFCFMNRRVISTNPYRGSTANGYACPSGMALHYDDVPCINGSWEPEDGFPSSRSRNIGEEMLYDNAGLYDNLPSPKIFARYPPADRKTNRLSTDKLSSNHYKHPVSSNLSSAQSVTNTSAVGRGSVSQFKGKKPPATANGITGKVRTLNNQPKKPESVSCVKRTASNAEQYKYGKNRVEADAKKLQSKEEELLKKKEALRNRLAQLRKERKDLRAAIEVNAGRKTQVILEDKLKKLEEECKAKEAERVNLELELTEVKESLKKALAGGITLGLAIEPKSGTSSPQSPIFKHRTLENSPISSCDTSDTECSIPVNSAAALKRPPSSNNSPCRGHVLRKAKTVQPKLCSAHSQGAAAKSCHQVCICSTPALQWELNVHMRGWNLALNSFGLLQL is encoded by the exons ccaCCAGATAATGGGCCTCCACCATTACCAACATCTTCCCTTCCTGAAGGCTATTATGAAGAGGCAGTGCCACTTAGTCCTGGGAAGGCTCCTGAGTACATCACTTCCA ATTATGACTCGGATGCCATGAGCAGCTCTTATGAATCCTAtgatgaagaggaagaggatggaaaggggaagaaaatgagaCATCAGTGGCCTTCTGAGGAGGCCTCTATGGATCTGGTGAAGGATGCCAAAATCTGTGCCTTCCTGCTTAGAAAGAAACGATTTGGGCAATGGACCAAACTACTGTGTGttatcaaagaaaacaaactactg TGTTACAAAAGTTCCAAGGAccagcagccccaaatggaGCTGCTCCTGAATGACTGCAGCATCACATACATCCCCAAAGACAGCAAAAAGAAGAAGCACGAGCTGAAAATCTCGCACCAAGGAGCAGACGCACTGGTTCTGGCAGTACAGAGCAAAGAGCAGGCGGAACAGTGGCTAAAG GTTATAAAAGATGTGTGCAGCAACTGTACAGGCACTGTAGACTCCGATGGGCCATTGTCTAGTTCTCCAGTACACAAGACAGAACTCGAAAAG AAGTTGTCATCTGAGAGGCCAAGTTCAGATGGGGAGGGTGCTGTGGAAAATGGCATTGCTACAGTGTGCAATGGAAAAGAACAAG taaagaggaaaaaaagctcaaaatcaGAAGCCAAGGGCACTGTGACAAAAGTAACAGGGAAAAAGATAACAAAGATCATAggtttaggaaagaaaaagccatcAACAGATGAACAGACCTCATCAGCTGAAGAAGATGTACCAACATGTG GATATCTCAATGTGCTCTCAAATAACCGTTGGCGTGAGCGCTGGTGCCGAGTGAAAGATAATAAACTCATTTTCCACAAGGACAGAACAGATCTGAAGACACATATTGTTTCTATCCCTCTCCGTGGCTGTGAAGTCATCCCAGGACTGGATTCAAAGCATCCCCTGACCTTCCGGCTGCTTCGGAATGGGCAGGAGGTTGCTGTGCTTGAG GCATCTTCCTCTGAAGACATGGGCAGATGGATAGGGATGTTGCTGGCAGAAACAGGATCTTCAACAGACCCTGGAGCTCTGCACTATGACTACATCGATGTGGAAATGACGGCAAGCGTCATCCAGGCTGCAAAACAGACCTTCTG ttttatgaacAGGCGAGTTATATCCACAAATCCGTACCGGGGAAGCACTGCCAATGGTTATGCATGTCCGAGTGGAATGGCACTTCATTATGATGATGTTCCTTGCATAAATGGATCG TGGGAACCAGAAGATGGCTTTCCTTCTTCCCGTAGCAGGAACATTGGAGAAGAAATGCTTTATGATAATGCAGGCCTGTACGATAACTTGCCGTCTCCAAAAATCTTTGCACGCTATCCGCCAGCTGACAGAAAAACCAATAGGTTATCTACTGACAAACTCTCCTCTAACCATTACAAACACCCTGTCTCATCCAATCTGTCTTCTGCTCAGTCTGTCACTAATACCTCTGCTGTGGGGAGGGGATCGGTCTCGCAG ttTAAAGGCAAGAAACCTCCTGCGACTGCCAATGGGATCACGGGAAAAGTGAGAACATTAAACAACCAACCGAAGAAACCTGAGTCAGTGTCCTGTGTGAAGCGCACAGCGTCCA ATGCAGAGCAGTACAAATATGGCAAGAATCGTGTGGAGGCAGATGCAAAAAAGTTACAGAGCAAAGAGGAGGAACTActaaagaagaaggaagcactGCGGAATAGGCTGGCCCAGCTccgaaaagaaagaaaagatctaCGCGCTGCCATTGAAGTCAATGCTG GCAGGAAGACCCAAGTAATTCTTGAAGACAAGTTAAAGAAGCTGGAAGAGGAATGTAAAGCAAAGGAGGCTGAGCGTGTAAACCTGGAGCTAGAACTCACTGAGGTGAAGGAGAGCCTTAAGAAAGCCTTGGCTGGTGGCATCACACTGGGCTTAGCTATTGAGCCCAAGTCAGGAACATCAAGCCCACAG TCTCCAATTTTCAAGCATCGAACTTTGGAAAACTCTCCAATCTCCAGTTGTGATACCAGTGATACCGAGTGCTCAATACCTGTGAACAGTGCAGCAGCTCTGAAGCGACCTCCTTCATCAAATAATTCTCCATGTCGAGGTCATGTACTTCGAAAAGCAAAG ACGGTGCAACCCAAGCTGTGCTCAGCCCATTCGCAAGGAGCAGCAGCCAAATCCTGCCATCAGGTATGCATCTGCAGCACACCCGCCCTTCAGTGGGAGTTAAATGTGCATATGCGAGGGTGGAATTTGGCTCTCAATTCTTTTGGCCTTTTGCAGTTATGA
- the AFAP1 gene encoding actin filament-associated protein 1 isoform X4: MEELIVELRLFLELLDHEYLTSTVREKKAVITNILLRIQSSKGFEIKEHVQKTEVANSLPAPPQMPLPEIPQQWLPPDNGPPPLPTSSLPEGYYEEAVPLSPGKAPEYITSNYDSDAMSSSYESYDEEEEDGKGKKMRHQWPSEEASMDLVKDAKICAFLLRKKRFGQWTKLLCVIKENKLLCYKSSKDQQPQMELLLNDCSITYIPKDSKKKKHELKISHQGADALVLAVQSKEQAEQWLKVIKDVCSNCTGTVDSDGPLSSSPVHKTELEKKLSSERPSSDGEGAVENGIATVCNGKEQVKRKKSSKSEAKGTVTKVTGKKITKIIGLGKKKPSTDEQTSSAEEDVPTCGYLNVLSNNRWRERWCRVKDNKLIFHKDRTDLKTHIVSIPLRGCEVIPGLDSKHPLTFRLLRNGQEVAVLEASSSEDMGRWIGMLLAETGSSTDPGALHYDYIDVEMTASVIQAAKQTFCFMNRRVISTNPYRGSTANGYACPSGMALHYDDVPCINGSFKGKKPPATANGITGKVRTLNNQPKKPESVSCVKRTASNAEQYKYGKNRVEADAKKLQSKEEELLKKKEALRNRLAQLRKERKDLRAAIEVNAGRKTQVILEDKLKKLEEECKAKEAERVNLELELTEVKESLKKALAGGITLGLAIEPKSGTSSPQSPIFKHRTLENSPISSCDTSDTECSIPVNSAAALKRPPSSNNSPCRGHVLRKAKTVQPKLCSAHSQGAAAKSCHQVCICSTPALQWELNVHMRGWNLALNSFGLLQL, encoded by the exons ccaCCAGATAATGGGCCTCCACCATTACCAACATCTTCCCTTCCTGAAGGCTATTATGAAGAGGCAGTGCCACTTAGTCCTGGGAAGGCTCCTGAGTACATCACTTCCA ATTATGACTCGGATGCCATGAGCAGCTCTTATGAATCCTAtgatgaagaggaagaggatggaaaggggaagaaaatgagaCATCAGTGGCCTTCTGAGGAGGCCTCTATGGATCTGGTGAAGGATGCCAAAATCTGTGCCTTCCTGCTTAGAAAGAAACGATTTGGGCAATGGACCAAACTACTGTGTGttatcaaagaaaacaaactactg TGTTACAAAAGTTCCAAGGAccagcagccccaaatggaGCTGCTCCTGAATGACTGCAGCATCACATACATCCCCAAAGACAGCAAAAAGAAGAAGCACGAGCTGAAAATCTCGCACCAAGGAGCAGACGCACTGGTTCTGGCAGTACAGAGCAAAGAGCAGGCGGAACAGTGGCTAAAG GTTATAAAAGATGTGTGCAGCAACTGTACAGGCACTGTAGACTCCGATGGGCCATTGTCTAGTTCTCCAGTACACAAGACAGAACTCGAAAAG AAGTTGTCATCTGAGAGGCCAAGTTCAGATGGGGAGGGTGCTGTGGAAAATGGCATTGCTACAGTGTGCAATGGAAAAGAACAAG taaagaggaaaaaaagctcaaaatcaGAAGCCAAGGGCACTGTGACAAAAGTAACAGGGAAAAAGATAACAAAGATCATAggtttaggaaagaaaaagccatcAACAGATGAACAGACCTCATCAGCTGAAGAAGATGTACCAACATGTG GATATCTCAATGTGCTCTCAAATAACCGTTGGCGTGAGCGCTGGTGCCGAGTGAAAGATAATAAACTCATTTTCCACAAGGACAGAACAGATCTGAAGACACATATTGTTTCTATCCCTCTCCGTGGCTGTGAAGTCATCCCAGGACTGGATTCAAAGCATCCCCTGACCTTCCGGCTGCTTCGGAATGGGCAGGAGGTTGCTGTGCTTGAG GCATCTTCCTCTGAAGACATGGGCAGATGGATAGGGATGTTGCTGGCAGAAACAGGATCTTCAACAGACCCTGGAGCTCTGCACTATGACTACATCGATGTGGAAATGACGGCAAGCGTCATCCAGGCTGCAAAACAGACCTTCTG ttttatgaacAGGCGAGTTATATCCACAAATCCGTACCGGGGAAGCACTGCCAATGGTTATGCATGTCCGAGTGGAATGGCACTTCATTATGATGATGTTCCTTGCATAAATGGATCG ttTAAAGGCAAGAAACCTCCTGCGACTGCCAATGGGATCACGGGAAAAGTGAGAACATTAAACAACCAACCGAAGAAACCTGAGTCAGTGTCCTGTGTGAAGCGCACAGCGTCCA ATGCAGAGCAGTACAAATATGGCAAGAATCGTGTGGAGGCAGATGCAAAAAAGTTACAGAGCAAAGAGGAGGAACTActaaagaagaaggaagcactGCGGAATAGGCTGGCCCAGCTccgaaaagaaagaaaagatctaCGCGCTGCCATTGAAGTCAATGCTG GCAGGAAGACCCAAGTAATTCTTGAAGACAAGTTAAAGAAGCTGGAAGAGGAATGTAAAGCAAAGGAGGCTGAGCGTGTAAACCTGGAGCTAGAACTCACTGAGGTGAAGGAGAGCCTTAAGAAAGCCTTGGCTGGTGGCATCACACTGGGCTTAGCTATTGAGCCCAAGTCAGGAACATCAAGCCCACAG TCTCCAATTTTCAAGCATCGAACTTTGGAAAACTCTCCAATCTCCAGTTGTGATACCAGTGATACCGAGTGCTCAATACCTGTGAACAGTGCAGCAGCTCTGAAGCGACCTCCTTCATCAAATAATTCTCCATGTCGAGGTCATGTACTTCGAAAAGCAAAG ACGGTGCAACCCAAGCTGTGCTCAGCCCATTCGCAAGGAGCAGCAGCCAAATCCTGCCATCAGGTATGCATCTGCAGCACACCCGCCCTTCAGTGGGAGTTAAATGTGCATATGCGAGGGTGGAATTTGGCTCTCAATTCTTTTGGCCTTTTGCAGTTATGA
- the AFAP1 gene encoding actin filament-associated protein 1 isoform X2, giving the protein MEELIVELRLFLELLDHEYLTSTVREKKAVITNILLRIQSSKGFEIKEHVQKTEVANSLPAPPQMPLPEIPQQWLPPDNGPPPLPTSSLPEGYYEEAVPLSPGKAPEYITSNYDSDAMSSSYESYDEEEEDGKGKKMRHQWPSEEASMDLVKDAKICAFLLRKKRFGQWTKLLCVIKENKLLCYKSSKDQQPQMELLLNDCSITYIPKDSKKKKHELKISHQGADALVLAVQSKEQAEQWLKVIKDVCSNCTGTVDSDGPLSSSPVHKTELEKKLSSERPSSDGEGAVENGIATVCNGKEQVKRKKSSKSEAKGTVTKVTGKKITKIIGLGKKKPSTDEQTSSAEEDVPTCGYLNVLSNNRWRERWCRVKDNKLIFHKDRTDLKTHIVSIPLRGCEVIPGLDSKHPLTFRLLRNGQEVAVLEASSSEDMGRWIGMLLAETGSSTDPGALHYDYIDVEMTASVIQAAKQTFCFMNRRVISTNPYRGSTANGYACPSGMALHYDDVPCINGSWEPEDGFPSSRSRNIGEEMLYDNAGLYDNLPSPKIFARYPPADRKTNRLSTDKLSSNHYKHPVSSNLSSAQSVTNTSAVGRGSVSQFKGKKPPATANGITGKVRTLNNQPKKPESVSCVKRTASNAEQYKYGKNRVEADAKKLQSKEEELLKKKEALRNRLAQLRKERKDLRAAIEVNAGRKTQVILEDKLKKLEEECKAKEAERVNLELELTEVKESLKKALAGGITLGLAIEPKSGTSSPQSPIFKHRTLENSPISSCDTSDTECSIPVNSAAALKRPPSSNNSPCRGHVLRKAKTVQPKLCSAHSQGAAAKSCHQL; this is encoded by the exons ccaCCAGATAATGGGCCTCCACCATTACCAACATCTTCCCTTCCTGAAGGCTATTATGAAGAGGCAGTGCCACTTAGTCCTGGGAAGGCTCCTGAGTACATCACTTCCA ATTATGACTCGGATGCCATGAGCAGCTCTTATGAATCCTAtgatgaagaggaagaggatggaaaggggaagaaaatgagaCATCAGTGGCCTTCTGAGGAGGCCTCTATGGATCTGGTGAAGGATGCCAAAATCTGTGCCTTCCTGCTTAGAAAGAAACGATTTGGGCAATGGACCAAACTACTGTGTGttatcaaagaaaacaaactactg TGTTACAAAAGTTCCAAGGAccagcagccccaaatggaGCTGCTCCTGAATGACTGCAGCATCACATACATCCCCAAAGACAGCAAAAAGAAGAAGCACGAGCTGAAAATCTCGCACCAAGGAGCAGACGCACTGGTTCTGGCAGTACAGAGCAAAGAGCAGGCGGAACAGTGGCTAAAG GTTATAAAAGATGTGTGCAGCAACTGTACAGGCACTGTAGACTCCGATGGGCCATTGTCTAGTTCTCCAGTACACAAGACAGAACTCGAAAAG AAGTTGTCATCTGAGAGGCCAAGTTCAGATGGGGAGGGTGCTGTGGAAAATGGCATTGCTACAGTGTGCAATGGAAAAGAACAAG taaagaggaaaaaaagctcaaaatcaGAAGCCAAGGGCACTGTGACAAAAGTAACAGGGAAAAAGATAACAAAGATCATAggtttaggaaagaaaaagccatcAACAGATGAACAGACCTCATCAGCTGAAGAAGATGTACCAACATGTG GATATCTCAATGTGCTCTCAAATAACCGTTGGCGTGAGCGCTGGTGCCGAGTGAAAGATAATAAACTCATTTTCCACAAGGACAGAACAGATCTGAAGACACATATTGTTTCTATCCCTCTCCGTGGCTGTGAAGTCATCCCAGGACTGGATTCAAAGCATCCCCTGACCTTCCGGCTGCTTCGGAATGGGCAGGAGGTTGCTGTGCTTGAG GCATCTTCCTCTGAAGACATGGGCAGATGGATAGGGATGTTGCTGGCAGAAACAGGATCTTCAACAGACCCTGGAGCTCTGCACTATGACTACATCGATGTGGAAATGACGGCAAGCGTCATCCAGGCTGCAAAACAGACCTTCTG ttttatgaacAGGCGAGTTATATCCACAAATCCGTACCGGGGAAGCACTGCCAATGGTTATGCATGTCCGAGTGGAATGGCACTTCATTATGATGATGTTCCTTGCATAAATGGATCG TGGGAACCAGAAGATGGCTTTCCTTCTTCCCGTAGCAGGAACATTGGAGAAGAAATGCTTTATGATAATGCAGGCCTGTACGATAACTTGCCGTCTCCAAAAATCTTTGCACGCTATCCGCCAGCTGACAGAAAAACCAATAGGTTATCTACTGACAAACTCTCCTCTAACCATTACAAACACCCTGTCTCATCCAATCTGTCTTCTGCTCAGTCTGTCACTAATACCTCTGCTGTGGGGAGGGGATCGGTCTCGCAG ttTAAAGGCAAGAAACCTCCTGCGACTGCCAATGGGATCACGGGAAAAGTGAGAACATTAAACAACCAACCGAAGAAACCTGAGTCAGTGTCCTGTGTGAAGCGCACAGCGTCCA ATGCAGAGCAGTACAAATATGGCAAGAATCGTGTGGAGGCAGATGCAAAAAAGTTACAGAGCAAAGAGGAGGAACTActaaagaagaaggaagcactGCGGAATAGGCTGGCCCAGCTccgaaaagaaagaaaagatctaCGCGCTGCCATTGAAGTCAATGCTG GCAGGAAGACCCAAGTAATTCTTGAAGACAAGTTAAAGAAGCTGGAAGAGGAATGTAAAGCAAAGGAGGCTGAGCGTGTAAACCTGGAGCTAGAACTCACTGAGGTGAAGGAGAGCCTTAAGAAAGCCTTGGCTGGTGGCATCACACTGGGCTTAGCTATTGAGCCCAAGTCAGGAACATCAAGCCCACAG TCTCCAATTTTCAAGCATCGAACTTTGGAAAACTCTCCAATCTCCAGTTGTGATACCAGTGATACCGAGTGCTCAATACCTGTGAACAGTGCAGCAGCTCTGAAGCGACCTCCTTCATCAAATAATTCTCCATGTCGAGGTCATGTACTTCGAAAAGCAAAG ACGGTGCAACCCAAGCTGTGCTCAGCCCATTCGCAAGGAGCAGCAGCCAAATCCTGCCATCAG TTATGA